A DNA window from Pseudomonas sp. B21-056 contains the following coding sequences:
- a CDS encoding carbon-nitrogen hydrolase family protein produces MPVAVIQMVSQSDVLANLARARVLLEQAAAGGARLAVLPENFAAMGRRDVADIGRAEAFGQGPILPWLKQVARDLRLWIVAGTLPLPPVDRPEAKAHACSLLVDDQGQIVARYDKLHLFDVDVADNRGRYRESDDYAYGGNVVVADTPVGRIGLTVCYDLRFPELYSELRAAGAELITAPSAFTAVTGAAHWEVLIRARAIETQCYVLAAAQGGVHPGPRETFGHAAIVDPWGRVLAQQDQGEAVLLAERDSSEQASIRARMPVASHRRFFSQGARQRPVQDDEFKA; encoded by the coding sequence ATGCCAGTCGCAGTGATTCAAATGGTCAGCCAAAGCGATGTGCTCGCCAACCTGGCACGTGCCCGTGTACTGCTGGAACAGGCCGCCGCTGGCGGTGCGCGGTTGGCGGTGCTGCCGGAAAACTTCGCGGCGATGGGGCGGCGGGACGTGGCCGACATCGGTCGCGCCGAAGCCTTTGGTCAGGGACCGATCCTGCCCTGGTTGAAACAGGTCGCCCGTGACCTCAGGTTATGGATTGTGGCCGGCACGTTGCCTTTGCCGCCGGTGGACCGGCCCGAGGCCAAGGCTCATGCCTGTTCGTTGCTGGTGGACGATCAGGGCCAGATCGTGGCGCGGTACGACAAGCTGCATCTGTTCGACGTGGATGTGGCTGACAATCGTGGGCGCTACCGTGAGTCTGATGACTATGCTTATGGCGGCAATGTGGTGGTCGCCGATACGCCGGTGGGAAGGATTGGCCTGACGGTCTGCTACGACTTGCGTTTCCCGGAGCTTTACAGCGAGCTGCGGGCGGCCGGCGCGGAATTGATCACGGCCCCCTCGGCGTTTACCGCCGTGACCGGTGCGGCTCATTGGGAGGTGCTGATCCGCGCCCGGGCCATCGAAACCCAGTGCTATGTGCTGGCGGCCGCCCAGGGTGGCGTGCATCCGGGGCCTCGGGAAACCTTTGGCCACGCGGCGATTGTCGACCCCTGGGGGCGGGTGCTGGCGCAACAGGATCAAGGCGAAGCCGTGTTGTTGGCCGAGCGCGACAGCAGCGAACAGGCGTCCATCCGGGCGCGCATGCCGGTGGCCAGCCATCGGCGCTTTTTCTCGCAGGGCGCTCGACAGCGGCCTGTCCAAGACGACGAATTCAAGGCGTAA
- the tldD gene encoding metalloprotease TldD, translating to MSGLLSSVSEHLLAPGGVTLESLQGVLGDLAGPGIDAADLYFQGQISESWSLEDGIVKEGSFNLDQGVGVRAQSGEKTGFAYSNAITLEALGAAARAARSISRAGQNGTVQAFSSQDVAQLYAPDNPLEVMSRAEKVELLKRIDVATRALDPRIQQVSVSMAGVWERILVASTDGGLAADVRPLVRFNVSVIVEQNGRRERGGHGGGGRTDYRYFLNEDRAMGYAREALRQALVNLEAIPAPAGTLPVVLGSGWSGVLLHEAVGHGLEGDFNRKGSSAYSGRMGEMVASKLCTIVDDGTLAGRRGSLSVDDEGTPTECTTLIENGVLKGYMQDKLNARLMGVARTGNGRRESYAHLPMPRMTNTYMLGGQSDPAEIIASVKKGIYCANLGGGQVDITSGKFVFSTSEAYLIEDGKITAPVKGATLIGNGPEAMSKVSMVGNDLALDSGVGTCGKDGQSVPVGVGQPTLKIDAITVGGTGA from the coding sequence ATGAGCGGGTTGTTGTCCTCAGTCAGTGAACACCTTCTAGCCCCCGGCGGCGTGACCCTCGAAAGCCTGCAAGGCGTGCTGGGCGACCTGGCCGGCCCGGGTATCGATGCGGCCGACCTGTATTTCCAGGGCCAGATCTCCGAGTCCTGGTCGCTGGAAGACGGCATCGTCAAGGAAGGCAGTTTCAACCTGGACCAGGGCGTAGGCGTGCGTGCCCAGTCCGGCGAAAAAACCGGCTTTGCCTACAGCAATGCCATTACCCTCGAAGCCTTGGGGGCCGCGGCCCGTGCGGCGCGTTCGATTTCCCGGGCCGGGCAGAACGGCACGGTCCAGGCGTTCAGTAGCCAGGACGTTGCGCAGTTGTATGCGCCGGATAATCCGTTGGAAGTCATGAGCCGCGCCGAAAAGGTCGAACTGCTCAAGCGCATCGACGTCGCTACCCGTGCCCTCGATCCGCGTATCCAGCAGGTGTCGGTGAGCATGGCCGGTGTCTGGGAGCGCATCCTGGTGGCGTCCACCGACGGCGGCCTGGCGGCGGATGTACGGCCGCTGGTGCGCTTCAATGTCAGCGTGATCGTCGAGCAGAACGGTCGCCGCGAGCGGGGTGGGCATGGTGGCGGCGGGCGTACCGACTACCGCTATTTCCTCAACGAAGACCGCGCGATGGGCTACGCCCGAGAGGCTTTGCGTCAGGCGCTGGTCAACCTCGAAGCGATTCCGGCGCCGGCCGGTACGTTGCCGGTGGTGTTGGGGTCCGGCTGGTCCGGCGTCCTGCTGCACGAAGCAGTAGGGCATGGCCTGGAAGGCGATTTCAACCGCAAGGGCAGCTCAGCCTACAGCGGGCGCATGGGCGAAATGGTTGCTTCGAAACTCTGCACCATTGTCGACGACGGCACCTTGGCCGGGCGGCGCGGCTCGCTGAGCGTCGACGACGAAGGCACCCCGACCGAGTGCACCACGCTGATCGAGAACGGCGTCCTCAAGGGCTACATGCAGGACAAGCTCAACGCCCGGCTGATGGGTGTGGCCCGTACCGGCAACGGCCGCCGTGAGTCGTATGCGCACCTGCCGATGCCGCGCATGACCAACACCTACATGCTCGGTGGCCAGAGTGATCCGGCGGAGATCATCGCCTCGGTGAAAAAGGGCATCTACTGCGCCAACCTCGGCGGCGGCCAGGTGGACATCACCAGCGGCAAGTTCGTGTTCTCCACCAGCGAGGCCTACCTGATCGAGGACGGCAAGATCACCGCGCCGGTCAAAGGCGCGACGCTGATCGGTAACGGACCGGAGGCGATGAGCAAGGTGTCGATGGTCGGTAACGACCTGGCCCTGGACAGCGGCGTAGGGACATGCGGCAAGGACGGGCAGTCGGTGCCGGTGGGTGTCGGTCAGCCGACCCTGAAGATTGATGCGATTACCGTGGGTGGCACGGGCGCGTAG
- the yjgA gene encoding ribosome biogenesis factor YjgA — protein MVDSYDDSLYEGEKSKSQVKRELHALVDLGERLTTLKPDLLAKLPLTDALRRALADAPKHTANIARKRHLQFIGKLMRDQDTDAILVLLDQLDASTRQYNERFHNLERWRDRLIAGDDGTLEKFVIDYPEADRQQLRSLIRQAQHEVAQNKPPASSRKIFKYIRELDETQRGLR, from the coding sequence ATGGTTGATTCTTACGACGACTCCCTCTACGAGGGTGAAAAAAGCAAATCCCAGGTCAAACGCGAGCTGCATGCTCTGGTTGACCTCGGCGAGCGCCTGACAACACTCAAGCCGGACTTGCTGGCCAAACTGCCCTTGACCGACGCCTTGCGCCGGGCCCTGGCCGATGCGCCCAAGCACACCGCGAATATCGCGCGTAAACGGCACCTGCAGTTCATCGGCAAACTGATGCGCGATCAGGACACTGACGCCATCCTGGTTCTGCTCGATCAACTCGATGCCTCCACCCGGCAGTACAACGAACGCTTCCATAACCTGGAACGCTGGCGCGATCGCCTGATCGCAGGCGACGACGGCACCCTGGAAAAGTTCGTCATCGACTACCCGGAGGCCGATCGCCAGCAACTGCGCTCCCTGATCCGTCAGGCCCAGCACGAAGTGGCGCAGAACAAGCCGCCGGCTTCGAGCCGTAAAATCTTCAAGTACATCCGTGAACTGGACGAGACTCAACGCGGCCTGCGCTGA
- the pmbA gene encoding metalloprotease PmbA → MSAVQSVGPQALPALQEQVEQILAEAKRQGASACEVAVSLEQGLSTSVRQREVETVEFNRDQGFGITLYVGQRKGSASTSASGPDAIRETVAAALAIAQHTSEDEASGLADAALMCKESRDFDLFHAWDITPEQAIEQALRCEAAAFDTDPRIKNADGTTLNTHQGCRVYGNSHGFIGGYASTRHSLSCVMIAEANGQMQRDYWYDVNRQGSLLADPLSIGQKAAQRAASRLGARPVPTCEVPVLFAAELAGGLFGSFLSAVSGGNLYRKSSFLEGALGQKLFPEWMTIDERPHLMQAMGSSAFDGDGLATYAKPFVEKGELVSYILGTYSGRKLGMPSTANAGGVHNLFVTHGEEDQAALLRRMGRGLLVTELMGHGLNMVTGDYSRGAAGFWVENGEIQFPVQEVTIAGNMRDMFKQIVAVGNDLELRSNIRTGSVLIERMTVAGS, encoded by the coding sequence ATGAGTGCAGTTCAGAGCGTCGGCCCGCAGGCATTGCCGGCACTGCAGGAGCAGGTCGAGCAGATCCTTGCCGAAGCCAAGCGACAGGGCGCCAGCGCCTGTGAGGTGGCGGTGTCCCTGGAACAGGGCCTGTCGACGTCGGTACGCCAGCGTGAAGTGGAAACTGTCGAATTCAATCGCGACCAGGGTTTCGGTATCACCTTGTACGTCGGCCAGCGCAAGGGCTCGGCCAGTACGTCGGCCAGCGGCCCGGATGCCATTCGCGAAACCGTCGCCGCAGCGCTGGCGATCGCCCAGCACACCTCCGAGGACGAAGCCTCGGGCCTGGCCGATGCCGCCCTGATGTGCAAGGAGTCGCGGGACTTCGACCTGTTCCACGCCTGGGACATCACCCCCGAGCAGGCCATCGAGCAGGCGTTGCGCTGTGAAGCGGCGGCGTTCGATACCGACCCGCGGATCAAGAACGCCGACGGCACGACGCTCAATACCCATCAGGGCTGCCGGGTGTACGGTAACAGCCACGGTTTCATCGGCGGTTATGCGTCGACCCGTCACAGCCTCAGTTGCGTAATGATCGCCGAAGCCAACGGCCAGATGCAGCGCGATTACTGGTACGACGTGAACCGCCAGGGCAGTCTGTTGGCAGATCCGTTGTCGATCGGCCAGAAGGCCGCGCAACGGGCGGCCAGCCGCCTGGGCGCGCGACCGGTACCGACCTGTGAAGTGCCGGTGCTGTTTGCCGCCGAGCTGGCCGGTGGATTGTTCGGCAGCTTCCTGTCGGCGGTTTCCGGCGGCAACCTGTATCGCAAATCCTCGTTCCTCGAAGGTGCGCTGGGCCAGAAACTGTTCCCGGAATGGATGACTATCGACGAACGCCCGCACCTGATGCAGGCCATGGGCAGTTCGGCGTTCGACGGCGATGGCCTGGCCACCTATGCCAAGCCGTTCGTGGAGAAGGGGGAGCTGGTGTCCTACATCCTCGGCACGTATTCGGGCCGCAAACTCGGCATGCCGAGCACCGCCAATGCCGGTGGTGTGCACAACCTGTTCGTAACCCACGGCGAAGAGGACCAGGCGGCCTTGCTGCGGCGGATGGGGCGAGGCTTGCTGGTGACCGAGTTGATGGGCCATGGCCTGAACATGGTCACCGGGGACTATTCCCGTGGCGCGGCAGGTTTCTGGGTCGAGAATGGCGAGATCCAGTTCCCGGTCCAGGAAGTGACCATTGCCGGCAACATGCGCGATATGTTCAAGCAGATCGTGGCCGTGGGCAATGATCTGGAACTGCGCAGCAACATCCGCACCGGTTCGGTGCTGATCGAGCGGATGACGGTGGCGGGTAGCTGA
- a CDS encoding HPr family phosphocarrier protein: MPAREIEIINKLGLHARASAKFVGVAGQFKDTTIRVGRTPEATVDGKSIMAMMMLAAGKGTKIYLETQGEQEQEAMDALVTLINNYFDEGG, from the coding sequence ATGCCTGCTCGGGAAATTGAAATCATCAACAAGCTGGGCTTGCATGCCCGCGCGTCAGCCAAGTTCGTCGGGGTGGCAGGCCAGTTCAAGGACACCACCATCCGGGTCGGTCGTACGCCGGAGGCCACGGTCGATGGCAAGAGCATCATGGCAATGATGATGCTCGCAGCGGGCAAGGGCACCAAGATCTACCTGGAAACCCAAGGCGAGCAGGAGCAGGAGGCGATGGATGCGCTGGTGACCCTGATCAACAACTACTTCGACGAAGGTGGCTGA
- the rapZ gene encoding RNase adapter RapZ: protein MRLIIVSGRSGSGKSTALNVLEDSGYYCIDNLPAGLLPELAERALIHTELAQPLVAVSVDARNLPSHLSRFPELLEEVRNRHIQCDVLYLDADDETLLKRFSETRRRHPLSNANRSLAEAIEDESQLLGPIADLADLKVNTTNLNLYQLRDTIKLRLLNQPEPGTAFLVESFGFKRGMPVDADLVFDVRCLPNPYWKPELREQSGLDQPVIDYLAAQPDVEEMFQDISGYLLKWLPRFAASNRAYVTIAIGCTGGHHRSVYLTERLGQLLQQSLKNVQVRHRDLS from the coding sequence ATGCGCCTGATCATCGTCAGCGGCCGCTCCGGCTCCGGTAAAAGCACGGCCCTCAATGTGCTTGAGGACAGCGGCTACTATTGCATCGACAACCTGCCGGCCGGCCTGCTGCCGGAGTTGGCCGAGCGGGCGCTGATCCACACCGAGCTGGCGCAACCGCTGGTGGCGGTTTCCGTCGACGCGCGCAACCTGCCAAGCCACCTGTCGCGCTTTCCCGAACTGCTCGAGGAAGTGCGCAACCGGCATATCCAGTGCGACGTGCTGTATCTGGATGCCGATGATGAAACCCTGCTCAAGCGCTTTTCCGAGACCCGGCGGCGCCACCCCCTGAGCAACGCCAACCGCTCGCTGGCCGAAGCCATCGAAGACGAAAGCCAGCTGTTGGGGCCGATCGCCGACCTGGCGGACCTCAAGGTCAACACCACGAACCTGAACCTGTATCAGCTGCGTGACACCATCAAGTTGCGTTTGCTGAACCAGCCGGAACCGGGCACCGCGTTCCTGGTGGAGTCGTTCGGCTTCAAGCGTGGCATGCCGGTAGACGCCGACCTGGTGTTCGATGTGCGCTGCCTGCCCAACCCTTATTGGAAACCGGAACTGCGCGAGCAGTCCGGGCTGGATCAACCGGTGATCGACTACCTGGCGGCCCAGCCGGATGTCGAGGAAATGTTCCAGGACATCTCCGGCTACCTGCTTAAATGGCTGCCCCGCTTTGCCGCAAGCAACCGCGCCTATGTCACGATCGCCATCGGTTGTACCGGTGGTCATCACCGCTCCGTCTACCTGACCGAGCGCCTGGGCCAGCTCCTGCAACAATCCCTGAAGAACGTCCAGGTTCGCCACCGCGACCTCAGCTAA
- the ptsN gene encoding PTS IIA-like nitrogen regulatory protein PtsN, giving the protein MIRLESILTPGRSQVNAPGGSKKKALEQIANLIHREVPDLEMQDVFEALVAREKLGSTGFGNGIAIPHCRLKGCATPISALLHLEAPIDFDAIDGAPVDLLFVLLVPEAATDKHLELLRQIASMLDRKEVRDRLRGASSNEALYQVVLDEQNGH; this is encoded by the coding sequence ATGATCCGACTAGAATCCATCCTGACCCCCGGCCGTTCCCAGGTGAACGCGCCGGGAGGCAGCAAGAAGAAAGCCCTCGAACAAATCGCCAACCTGATCCACCGGGAAGTACCGGATCTGGAAATGCAGGACGTTTTCGAGGCCCTCGTTGCCCGTGAAAAACTCGGTTCCACCGGTTTTGGCAACGGCATCGCCATTCCCCATTGCCGCCTCAAGGGTTGTGCCACGCCGATCAGCGCGCTGCTGCACCTTGAAGCCCCCATAGATTTCGACGCCATCGATGGCGCACCGGTCGACCTGCTGTTCGTCCTGCTGGTCCCGGAAGCGGCAACCGACAAGCACCTTGAACTGCTCCGCCAGATCGCCAGCATGCTGGACCGCAAGGAAGTGCGCGACAGGCTGCGCGGCGCATCGAGCAACGAAGCCTTGTATCAGGTTGTCCTGGACGAGCAGAACGGTCATTAA
- the hpf gene encoding ribosome hibernation-promoting factor, HPF/YfiA family, which yields MQVNISGHQLEVTEPLRTYIGEKLDRLERHFDKITNVQVTMNVEKLLQKIEATLHIPGGEVVANAEHTDMYAAIDLLTDKLDRQLKKHKEKTQSLLQGATGR from the coding sequence ATGCAAGTCAACATCAGTGGACACCAACTGGAAGTGACCGAACCCCTGCGTACGTACATCGGCGAAAAACTCGACCGATTGGAAAGGCATTTCGACAAGATCACCAACGTGCAGGTCACGATGAACGTCGAGAAGCTGCTGCAGAAAATCGAAGCCACGTTGCATATTCCCGGTGGAGAGGTGGTTGCCAACGCGGAGCACACAGACATGTATGCCGCGATTGACCTGCTGACCGACAAGCTGGATCGCCAACTCAAAAAGCATAAGGAAAAGACCCAGAGCCTGCTCCAAGGCGCAACCGGTCGTTAA
- a CDS encoding RNA polymerase factor sigma-54 has protein sequence MKPSLVLRMGQQLTMTPQLQQAIRLLQLSTLDLQQEIQEALESNPMLERQEEGDDFDNTDPLADNVEHKPNTEIQEPSYQEEAAPTVDNLEDGEWNERIPNDLPVDTAWEDVYQTSASSLPSGDDDEWDFTTRTSAGESLQSHLLWQLNLAPMSDTDRLIAVTLIDCINNQGYLDETLEEILEAFDPELDIELDEIEAVLHRIQQFEPAGIGARNLGECLLLQLRQLPAKTPWLAEAKRLVTDYIDLLGGRDYSQLMRRMKLKEDELRQVIELVQSLNPRPGSQIEATEPEYVVPDVIVRKHNDRWLVELNQESVPKLRVNAQYAGFVRRADTSADNTFMRNQLQEARWFIKSLQSRNETLMKVATQIVEHQRGFLDYGDEAMKPLVLHDIAEAVGMHESTISRVTTQKFMHTPRGIYELKYFFSSHVSTSEGGECSSTAIRAIIKKLVAAENQKKPLSDSKIAGLLEAQGIQVARRTVAKYRESLGIAPSSERKRLM, from the coding sequence ATGAAACCATCGCTAGTCTTGAGAATGGGCCAGCAGCTGACGATGACACCGCAGCTGCAACAGGCCATCCGCCTGCTCCAATTGTCGACCCTGGACCTGCAACAGGAAATCCAGGAGGCCCTGGAATCCAATCCGATGCTCGAACGCCAGGAAGAAGGCGACGACTTCGACAATACCGATCCGCTGGCCGACAACGTCGAGCACAAACCCAATACCGAGATCCAGGAACCGTCTTACCAGGAGGAAGCCGCCCCGACGGTGGATAACCTCGAGGATGGCGAATGGAACGAACGCATCCCCAACGATCTGCCCGTGGACACAGCCTGGGAAGACGTCTACCAGACCAGCGCCAGCAGCCTGCCCAGCGGCGATGATGACGAGTGGGACTTCACCACCCGCACCTCTGCCGGCGAAAGCCTGCAAAGCCACCTGCTGTGGCAGTTGAACCTGGCGCCGATGTCCGACACCGATCGCCTGATCGCCGTGACCCTGATCGACTGCATCAACAACCAGGGCTACCTGGACGAGACCCTCGAAGAAATCCTCGAGGCCTTCGATCCCGAGCTGGACATCGAGCTGGACGAGATCGAAGCCGTCCTGCACCGTATCCAGCAGTTCGAGCCGGCCGGCATCGGCGCCCGCAACCTGGGTGAGTGCCTGCTGCTGCAACTGCGCCAGCTGCCCGCCAAGACGCCGTGGCTGGCCGAGGCCAAGCGACTGGTCACCGACTATATCGACCTGCTGGGCGGCCGCGACTATAGCCAGCTGATGCGGCGCATGAAGCTCAAGGAAGATGAGCTGCGCCAGGTGATCGAACTGGTCCAGAGCCTCAACCCACGCCCGGGCTCGCAGATCGAGGCCACCGAGCCCGAATACGTGGTGCCCGATGTGATCGTGCGCAAGCACAACGATCGCTGGCTGGTGGAACTGAACCAGGAATCGGTGCCCAAGCTGCGGGTCAACGCCCAGTACGCAGGTTTTGTAAGGCGCGCCGATACCAGCGCCGACAACACCTTCATGCGTAACCAGTTGCAGGAAGCGCGCTGGTTCATCAAGAGCCTGCAAAGCCGCAACGAAACGCTGATGAAGGTCGCCACCCAGATCGTGGAACATCAACGCGGCTTCCTGGACTACGGCGACGAAGCGATGAAGCCGTTGGTCCTGCACGACATTGCCGAGGCAGTGGGCATGCACGAGTCGACAATCTCCCGGGTGACCACGCAGAAATTCATGCATACCCCACGGGGTATCTACGAATTGAAATATTTTTTCTCCAGTCACGTCAGCACCTCCGAGGGCGGAGAATGCTCATCCACGGCCATCCGCGCGATCATCAAGAAACTGGTGGCTGCGGAAAATCAGAAAAAGCCGTTGAGTGACAGCAAGATCGCTGGTTTACTGGAGGCACAAGGCATTCAGGTGGCCCGCCGTACCGTCGCCAAATACCGTGAATCCCTAGGGATTGCACCTTCGAGCGAACGCAAGCGGTTGATGTAA
- the lptB gene encoding LPS export ABC transporter ATP-binding protein, whose amino-acid sequence MATLKAQHLAKSYKSRQVVRDVSLSIDSGQIVGLLGPNGAGKTTCFYMIVGLVQADQGRVLIDDLDVSHQPMHGRAKAGIGYLPQEASIFRKLSVADNIMAILETRKELDKAGRRQELESLLQEFHISHIRDNLGMSLSGGERRRVEIARALATAPKFILLDEPFAGVDPISVGDIKQIIHHLKAKGIGVLITDHNVRETLDICETAYIVNDGQLIAEGDSATILANELVKEVYLGHEFRL is encoded by the coding sequence ATGGCAACTCTGAAAGCCCAGCACCTGGCCAAGAGCTACAAGAGCCGTCAAGTCGTGCGCGATGTCAGCCTGTCGATCGACAGCGGGCAGATCGTCGGCCTGCTCGGCCCCAACGGCGCGGGCAAGACCACCTGCTTCTACATGATCGTCGGCCTGGTCCAGGCCGATCAGGGCCGCGTCCTGATCGACGACCTGGACGTCAGCCACCAGCCGATGCATGGCCGGGCAAAGGCCGGTATCGGCTATTTGCCGCAAGAGGCGTCGATCTTCCGCAAACTGTCGGTTGCCGACAACATCATGGCGATCCTCGAGACCCGCAAGGAACTCGACAAGGCCGGTCGTCGCCAGGAGCTGGAAAGCCTGCTGCAGGAATTCCACATCAGCCACATCCGCGACAACCTCGGCATGAGCCTGTCCGGTGGCGAACGACGCCGGGTGGAAATCGCCCGAGCCCTGGCCACTGCCCCGAAATTCATCCTCCTCGACGAACCGTTCGCCGGTGTGGATCCGATTTCGGTGGGTGACATCAAGCAGATCATTCACCATCTCAAGGCCAAGGGGATCGGTGTGCTGATCACCGACCACAACGTGCGCGAGACGCTGGACATCTGCGAAACCGCCTACATCGTCAATGACGGCCAATTGATCGCCGAGGGTGACTCCGCCACCATCCTGGCCAACGAACTGGTCAAGGAAGTGTATCTGGGCCACGAGTTCCGCCTGTAA
- the lptA gene encoding lipopolysaccharide transport periplasmic protein LptA, giving the protein MKLAKTLPILLSLGAALGSASAWSLPNDRDQPIRIQADDAQLDDKNGVATYKGDVIITQGSMKVTGNTVTITRTPNGDIDVVTSVGNLAYFEQLQTAGDTKPVQGYGVTIQYHASQDRVVLIDRAKVIDKDNNVTQGEKIVYDTNKKLASAGRATGNKVTEQRPRIDMVIQPKKKTEQKAQ; this is encoded by the coding sequence ATGAAGCTCGCTAAAACCCTCCCTATTTTGCTCAGTCTGGGCGCAGCACTGGGAAGCGCGAGCGCCTGGTCCCTCCCCAACGACCGCGACCAGCCTATCCGCATCCAGGCTGACGATGCCCAATTGGACGACAAGAACGGTGTCGCCACCTATAAGGGCGATGTGATCATCACCCAGGGTTCGATGAAGGTCACCGGCAACACCGTGACCATCACCCGCACCCCGAACGGCGACATCGACGTGGTGACCTCGGTGGGCAACCTGGCCTATTTCGAGCAGTTGCAAACCGCCGGCGACACCAAGCCCGTACAGGGTTACGGCGTGACCATCCAGTATCACGCCTCCCAGGACCGCGTCGTGCTGATCGATCGCGCCAAGGTCATCGACAAGGACAACAACGTCACCCAGGGCGAAAAAATCGTCTACGACACGAACAAGAAACTCGCCAGCGCCGGTCGCGCCACCGGCAACAAGGTGACCGAGCAGCGCCCACGGATCGACATGGTCATCCAGCCGAAAAAGAAAACCGAGCAAAAGGCCCAGTAA
- the lptC gene encoding LPS export ABC transporter periplasmic protein LptC, producing MLSKKIRTILLFACIAAIFAAVGYWNISPERFLDRPAAQVQENDIDWYATNTHTLQYLPDGKVQYEMTSDKVDHVKATDITLVANPDLNMFRGTEFPWHVQSKRAEVKPGGTEVELIDSVRVARTDEKNRTTIITSTRMTVFPQQQYAQTEQPVRIDGAGGVSTGTGMKAYLKESRIHLLSNVRGQYEAR from the coding sequence ATGCTGAGCAAGAAGATTCGCACCATCCTGCTGTTCGCGTGCATCGCGGCGATTTTCGCGGCGGTGGGCTACTGGAACATCAGCCCCGAACGTTTTCTCGACCGCCCCGCCGCACAGGTCCAGGAAAACGACATCGACTGGTATGCGACCAACACACATACACTGCAATACCTGCCCGATGGCAAAGTGCAGTACGAAATGACGTCCGACAAGGTCGATCACGTCAAGGCCACCGACATTACGCTGGTCGCCAATCCGGACCTGAACATGTTCCGCGGCACGGAGTTCCCGTGGCATGTGCAGAGCAAGCGTGCTGAAGTCAAACCCGGCGGCACCGAAGTTGAACTGATCGACTCGGTACGCGTGGCACGCACCGATGAGAAGAACCGCACGACCATCATCACCAGCACTCGCATGACCGTGTTCCCGCAGCAACAATATGCGCAGACCGAGCAACCCGTTAGAATCGACGGCGCCGGTGGTGTATCGACCGGCACGGGCATGAAGGCGTATTTGAAGGAAAGCAGGATACACCTGCTATCGAACGTAAGAGGACAGTATGAAGCTCGCTAA
- a CDS encoding KdsC family phosphatase: MNADLLQRGKTIKLAVFDVDGVLTDGRLYFLEDGSEFKTFNTLDGQGIKMLMAAGVQTAIISGRKTPVVERRAKNLGIPHLYQGREDKLVVLDELLGQLNLSYEQVAYLGDDLPDLPVIRRVGLGMAVANAAGFVREHAHGVTTARGGEGAAREFCELILRAQGRLEAANAAYL, translated from the coding sequence ATGAACGCAGACCTGCTGCAACGCGGTAAAACCATCAAGCTGGCCGTGTTCGACGTGGACGGCGTGCTGACCGACGGGCGCCTGTACTTCCTCGAGGATGGTAGCGAGTTCAAGACCTTCAATACCCTCGACGGCCAGGGCATCAAGATGCTGATGGCCGCCGGCGTGCAGACCGCTATCATCAGCGGCCGCAAAACCCCGGTGGTCGAACGGCGTGCGAAGAACCTTGGCATTCCCCACCTTTATCAAGGGCGCGAGGATAAACTGGTGGTCCTGGACGAACTCCTGGGCCAACTCAACCTGAGCTATGAACAGGTCGCCTACCTGGGTGACGACCTGCCGGACCTGCCGGTGATCCGCCGGGTTGGCCTGGGCATGGCAGTGGCCAACGCGGCCGGCTTCGTACGCGAGCACGCCCACGGCGTCACCACGGCGCGAGGCGGCGAAGGCGCGGCCCGTGAGTTCTGCGAATTGATCCTGCGCGCCCAGGGCCGCCTCGAAGCGGCCAACGCCGCGTACCTGTGA